A window from Natronorubrum aibiense encodes these proteins:
- a CDS encoding aldehyde dehydrogenase family protein, which translates to MTAFDPFGRHIFADGTFRESESLESMNVIDPATEESVGTVAVCNSDEIEAIIEKAVEVQSAWGREPAGTRSAHLHDVADSIEADDFERIAKLMTSEHGKPYPESEGELANVAGIFRYYAEMARDEQGNVPGSTQAESFQFDRAFPYGVTVHIVPSNFPVLLTAWTVAASLAAGNAVIVKPSEQTPLSTLQFMKHFRELPDGLVSCLTGRGETAQAMIQSDGTDAVAFTGGVETGRKVSTSCADQLMPAVIEAGGNDPLLVTENAPMDVAVAGSTTAAFHLSGQVCTSAERFYVHDAVHDEFVDGLIEMTQELRVGNGFDSSEIGPLVSEAARDNVQRLVDDALEKGATLECGGRVPPDQETGWFYEPTVLTDVTPEMEIIREEVFGPIAPICRVESFEEAIAEANRSEFGLGASVFTTDLEEAMQAYESLEAGMVWINNPMIDNDAIPFGGWKHSGIGRELGRQGLDAFRQTKMGVIDWNPKVHDWWYPYPEEWFYDTDDQRF; encoded by the coding sequence ATGACTGCATTCGATCCATTCGGACGCCACATCTTCGCCGACGGGACGTTCCGAGAGAGCGAGTCACTCGAGTCGATGAACGTCATCGATCCTGCGACCGAGGAGTCGGTGGGAACCGTCGCCGTCTGCAACTCTGACGAAATCGAAGCCATCATTGAGAAAGCCGTTGAAGTGCAGTCGGCATGGGGACGAGAACCCGCAGGAACGCGCTCAGCCCACCTTCATGACGTTGCTGATTCGATCGAAGCGGACGACTTCGAGCGCATCGCGAAGCTGATGACGAGCGAGCACGGGAAGCCCTACCCTGAATCGGAAGGTGAACTCGCAAACGTCGCGGGAATCTTCCGGTACTACGCCGAAATGGCACGCGACGAACAGGGAAACGTTCCCGGCTCGACACAGGCGGAATCGTTTCAGTTCGACCGGGCGTTTCCCTACGGCGTCACCGTTCATATCGTTCCATCGAACTTCCCCGTCTTACTGACGGCCTGGACGGTCGCCGCTTCCCTCGCGGCCGGGAATGCGGTTATCGTTAAACCATCCGAACAGACGCCGCTCTCGACGCTCCAGTTTATGAAGCACTTCCGAGAGCTACCCGATGGCCTGGTCTCGTGTCTTACCGGCCGCGGCGAAACTGCACAGGCGATGATTCAGTCGGACGGGACGGATGCCGTCGCATTCACTGGCGGCGTCGAAACCGGTCGGAAGGTAAGTACGTCGTGTGCCGATCAGTTGATGCCAGCTGTCATCGAAGCTGGCGGCAACGACCCGCTGCTCGTCACTGAAAACGCCCCAATGGATGTTGCAGTCGCTGGCTCGACAACGGCAGCTTTCCACCTCTCCGGTCAGGTCTGTACGTCCGCCGAGCGGTTTTACGTCCATGACGCTGTCCACGATGAGTTCGTCGACGGCCTCATTGAGATGACGCAGGAACTTCGGGTCGGCAACGGATTTGACTCCAGCGAGATCGGCCCGCTCGTCAGCGAGGCTGCCCGAGACAACGTACAACGATTGGTTGACGACGCCCTCGAAAAGGGGGCGACACTCGAGTGTGGCGGTCGCGTGCCGCCGGACCAGGAAACAGGCTGGTTCTACGAGCCGACGGTGTTGACGGACGTGACGCCGGAGATGGAGATCATCCGCGAGGAAGTGTTCGGCCCCATCGCGCCGATATGCCGAGTCGAGAGCTTTGAGGAAGCGATTGCTGAGGCTAACCGCTCCGAATTTGGACTGGGTGCGTCAGTCTTTACGACGGACCTCGAGGAGGCGATGCAAGCATACGAGTCGCTAGAAGCTGGTATGGTCTGGATCAACAATCCGATGATCGACAACGACGCGATTCCGTTCGGCGGTTGGAAACACTCCGGTATCGGCCGCGAACTCGGCCGACAGGGGCTTGATGCGTTCCGACAGACGAAAATGGGCGTCATCGACTGGAACCCAAAAGTCCACGACTGGTGGTA